In Mesoplodon densirostris isolate mMesDen1 chromosome 2, mMesDen1 primary haplotype, whole genome shotgun sequence, the DNA window GACCCATGCTGAGGAAGGGCTCTGTGGAGAGCTACAGGATACTGCTTCCGCGGGACCCGGATGCCACTAATCTCCTGCACAGCCTCGGCCCAGAGTTTGATTAGCTGGGCCTGGCTCTCCTGCTTACCCAACAGGCCGGCTGGCCAGAGGCCAGGCTGCAGTGGGGAGGCTCCCTGGCACCTCCTCCAGCTCTCACTCCCAGCTGGTAAACAGCAGAGCAGGAGCCAGCCACGCCTCAGCCTCGTGACTGCAGCCCACTCCCCCCAGCATGGTGCACGTGGCATCTGGCGTGGAGAGGGCAGGCAGCTGTCCCTTCCCTCACCTACCCTCCCACCTCACCCACTCGTGCCCCAACCTGGAACCGCACGCTCCGCTACCATCAACACCTCTGTTCCTGGGTAGCTCCCAGAGACTCTGGAGGGCTGCAGCTTACAGGACAAAGATTAGAAGTGGAAAAGGACTTTCCAGCTCCCAGGATGGTTGACAAGGGTGCAGGGAGTGAGGAAGAGTGGAGTGGAAACTTTTGGGGACCTTCCTGTACCGAGAGTCTGAGAACGTGTGTCTGTTCCTCTGAGACCCTGATTATCCCCGCGTCCTTTTGGTAAATGCATGGCCCATGCGTCTGTGTGTACTTCTCTGCACAGAACAGGATGTTGGTCTGTTTTGGGGCTCAGCCCCTTGGGCAAGCTTGGAGTAAGAAGCAAAGCTCTCTAAAGCACCACCCAGGCCAGTGCCCAGCAGACAAGTAGAGCCAGCaagaggcagaggggcagggtgcaGGGGGTGCTGGGGCAGTGTTGCTCTGCTGCCCCCTTCCCTGCCCACGTTTGGCTTTGCTTCCTCTCAGTatcctctctctgtgtctctgcctgCCAACCCCTCCATGCCTATGGCTCTTCTGTTTTCTGTGCCTCGGTAGCTCATCCCTCTTTCTATTTTCTCCTCTTTACGCCTCTCTTCCTCTGTGACTCTGGGTCCCTCAGGATCCTTCTTGACCTCCCAATCATGGGCATGGAGTAGAGGCCGTGCAGAGCGCCTGGGGATGGGCACTTGGCCCTGGCATCGTGCcaggcagccctgcccaccccagatACGGTAGGTCTGGCTGCCTCTTTCAGCCATGCCATTTCGTGCCACTGTGTAAGGTGGGGAGGAAGTGACTGGTGGTTGGGAAGACAGGGTCCTGGCTTCTAGGCCTAAGGTAGTCTCATGCTTCCCAGACATTCTCGTATCTCTACGCCTTCCTTACCCTAAGCATGCATGGCTGGTGTTCTTTCTCCCTGGGGCAAGTAGGTACCCTGATCATCCTTTTGGGAAGTGTCCTGTCGTGTCCCCCCCACCTCATGCCTACACTTCCTCCCTCCTGCTCTAATCACAGCTGCTTTTCCGGAGGAATCAGTCCTTTCAGAGCAGGCCAGTGGTTATTTCCTCCCCAAATACATTCTCACATTCTTATGCAAGGAAGAGGCTGATAGGGATCAGAGAATCAGTTCACCCACCACGTGCCCAAGTTCCCTTATCAGGGGAATCTGAACGCCAGGGGCAAGCAGCCTGGGGGagtggagggtggtggtggtggcttgGAACTGGGGAGCAGTCACCaacttcttcttcccttcctttccaccCCCTAGACCACAGAAACCACTTAAAGCTCGTGCAAGCCTGCCCCTCCTGGGAGGGCCTGGGGTGTAAAGGTGGAAAGTTTGTGGGGCCTGGGCAGCTTGCATGCCACATACCACCTCAGCTCCATCCTTCGAGGGCCACCCGCTCTGGGAGGCCTGATCCAGGGATTAGGAACACCTTCCTTTGTGTCCTTCCTAAGAGGTCCATTCCTGGGGAGACCTCAACCCACCAGAGGGACTCAGGGAGGGGGCACAGTcccctcagccattaaaaaaaaaggacatctcCAGCTCTATAAACATCTGTAGATCTCACAGTCACCACACCTCCCCTTTCCTGTTACAAAGGCCACTGTGGGTGGAGGGACCAGTGGGAGTTTGACCTCAGCTCCTGGCCCTGAACTTTCCATGTGACCCTGCCTGTAGCACTCATCTGTCAATTAACATTTGTGGTCATTTAGACTTGGACGTAGCAAGGAGGGTTGAAAAGCAGGAGCTCTGATTTTTGTAGCGGAAAGACGGGTAAGAATGTAGCCTACTATTAGGTCTCAATTACCACATTGTTAAAAAGGGGACAGTAATATCTGTCCAGACTTGTGTCTGTGAACATGCTTTGAGGCCAGAGCAGTCTGCACACAGGAGGGGTTCTTACGACCTTATTTGCCCCAGGGCATGCTTCTGTGGCTTTAGTTTAGCCTGGAAGTTCCTCCAGGGACATTGTGGTCCccatgggggggtggggagggggagggtcacAGCTGTGAATACTGAGTGAACTGCTCCTGACTGGAGTGGACTTGAATTCTCACCTTGCGAGCCTCCTCTGAATGGCAGGTGAGGTAGGAGGTCTGGGTGGAGCCACAGTCCTAAAACTTCCCTGCAGTCAGGGCTGATCCTCAGGCaagtttacttaacctctctgatctaTCTTCTCCATAAAATGGTAACAGTAGCCACCTTACTGAGTGGTTGCAATGATTAACTGGCATAACAATAAAGTACAGGACCTACTGGTACAAAGTACTGTGGTTAAAAAGCAATGTTtcggtccctccctccctctttccattCTTAcaatcttcctttcttctctttgtctGACTAATCTTCGTAATCTctctcctgctttatttttctctagaaCATATTACCAGGTAACATTTCtacattttacttattcattttgtaAATCGTCTGATCCCCGTGTCTGTTTTGATCACTGCTGTATCCAATGCCCAGAACCTCCTGGCCTTCCCTAAGTATTTGTTGAAGGACTGCATGAATGAAGGGTAAATGGCCTCTACTTCTCTTTCCAGCTACTTTCAAATGGTCATCAAATCCAGTTACTCACCAAAGGTTGTTAGGGGAGGAGTAGGACAGTACTAGGGATAGAGCTGGACCTATGGGTGGACTTCACAGGCTGAAAAGATCGGAGAGCTATCATCCTGGGGAAGGAAGTGACCTGACCGGGAGGTGGCAGCTGGCACTTAGGGATATTATAGTGAAGTGATTAAGAACCCAGATTCTAAGGCCAGActctctgggtttgaatcctagttcTACCCCTCACTGTATGAGTAAAACCTAAGGTCACACTGgataaaaatatattagcaaTAGTACTTAACCCTCAATGGGGTTGTTGGCAAGTTGTTGGAACGGTTCCTTGCATGGCAATTATCTTGGCTCAGCTGTTAGCACTTAATATTATTTGATCAATGCTACCACCTAGTGGACATCTGGAGCAAGATTTCCCTGGCCTGGGGggttgagggtggggtggggaggaacctaatcaggggagggagaaggaaccGAGGGGTGCTCTGAATGcaagtgcgtgtgtgtgtgtgtgtgtgtgtgtgtgtgtgtgtgtgtgtgtgtgatgctaGCATTACACATGCTGAGGTTTATCTAGATCCAGCAGGCTTGGCCCTGGTTAGGGCCACCGGGCAAAAtgagaaaggggggagggagaaagaagttGAGTTGGCACAGcgcttccctttctccctccctctccccctctcttctttcctcctccaAGCCTGGCCTGAGCCAAGAGGAACCAGCTCcagggaaggtgggggagagagaagaaggtCACTGCTGACGTCAGGGACATTCAGGTAGGAGGTAAACACAATGTGACCTACATTTATCCATTTCCCACATTCTGCCCTTACTCACTGGGGTAGCCTTTTCTGGGCACCCCTGAGAACAGCTCTCACAGTCCAGTGggaccccctcctcccccaggaccTCAATCCCTGGGACATTATCTTGGTCTTTCATTACCCAAGCACTGTTCTAGCTCCTGGCTCCAGCTTTACCCCCAAGGATGGCACAGGTGTGGAAGGGACAGGCAAGAGAGAGGACACCTAAAGGCATAGTGTGCTAGTCTTACATCCACTGACTCACTCCCAAGACACGgaaatttcatttctcttcagaACAGGTCGGGGGGTGGGTAGATGGGTGGGGTAGTGCTGCTTTCCCCTGTGCAGCCCCAAGGAACCCCCAGCGGAAGGTGGCTTATGCTGGTTTCAGTCACAGAGTTTTTTTCTGCAGTGACTCAGTGATTGCAGGGCCCCCTGAAGGGGTAGGGACCTTGTTGAGCAGGGAACCTAGGACCTACTCAGgccagacctactgaaccagTGTCAGGGTCTCTCAGGAATGGAGCCCAGGATTCTTTCTGCATGTTTATCAAGCTCATCCAGGATTTCTGATGTCTGGTTATTGTGATGCtcattcaagtttgagaaccactgcttaaGGTCTGCTCCAAATCAGACAACTGAATGAGCTTCCTCCATCCCGTGTATGcccagggcagagggaggagggtaGGCTGCAGATCTGAGAGCGTAGGGTGCCAACAAGTGGGAGAGATACCGCTAGAGACAAACAGATATTTtattagcaaaaataaatacatgccgGGCAGATGGAAAGAACGAGGACCGCAGACCCGGTGGAGACCTCCTGAGGAAGAGACGGTCTCTCAGGCTACAGGCTGAGGTGGGCAGGCGCCAGGGAGGCTCCGGGACCTAGCCCACCACGCAGGGCGGGCAGCAGGGCAATCAGGGGCGTCTCACACTCCCCCAGCAGCACGTCCCTGCGGAAGCCTGCTCCCCTGTCCAGCACCTTGGCCCTCAGACTGTGGGCGGCCAGGTCAGGCGGGCCGAACCCGTCGAAGAAAAAGTCCTCATTGAAGATGGGGTTGGCGCTGCATTTGACCACGCGGCTCCGCTGGCCCCGAGCCTGGGCGCGCGGCTGCAGCCTCAGCACCAcgcagcagccgccgccgccgcacccGGGCAGGCCCTCGGCGCTCACCAGGCGCAGCCGCAGCCGCCCGGGCCAGGCCTGGTACTCGGCGGAGAGCCGCAGCTGCCCGCCCAGGGGCTCGAGGCGCAGCACGCTCTCCTTGGCCGGCCGCAGCTGGAGGCACAAGAAGTCGAGGTGGAAGAGCGGCGGCGTGGGCGGCCCCGCTCGGCGCGGCGCGTACGGGCTGGTGTCGGCCGAGCTCGCCTCCTCCGGGGACAGCGAGCGCGGCCTGGGCGGCCGGGGCCTGGCCGCGGCGAGCCAAAGGGCGACGAGTCGGGCGACGAGGCCGTGTCGCTCTCGGGGGCCCGGCAGAGGCGCAGGTCCGGGGAGGAGACGTGCAGCCTGGACTGCGCGGGGGGCAGCCCCCcggcgggggcgggcgggggcgagTGGAACAGGGACTCGCGCCGGCGCGTGTGCGGGCTCTCGGGCAGGAAGGCCCAGCCTTCGCGGCCCGCCAGGTGAGGCAGCGAACAGGCTGCGGGGAGGCCGCGGCCGCCCACGTCGCGCCCGCTGAGGGGCTCGGCGCTGCCTGGGTCGGGGAGCCGAGGCGGGATGAAGAACTGCGGAATGCGATCGGGGGTGAGGACGTTGGGGCAGGCTCGAGCCAGCGGGCACGGGGTGCGGCGCTTAGGAAACAGGCCGGAGGGCGCCCACCAGGCCCTGGGCTCCGCGGCCCCCAACCGGTAGCCAGCTTTCTCCAAGAGCCACATGCGGTAGGGTGGGGGGGCTGAAAGTCCGAGTTCCACGAGGCCGAAAGGGTCCAAACCCAGCGTCTCAGGTGGAGGCCTGgacaaggaaagaaggaaagcccAAGGTGGGTGATGCTGCAAACGAGCACCGGGTGGTCTGCCGCCATGCCCTTCTTTACGGGCCCACGGGGTGCACAAGCCCCTGTttgagcggggtggggggaggatggggAGCGACAAAGGGCGGCGAGGTCTGGGGGTCCGGGGAGAAATAGAGGGAGCCCAGGGCTAGACAGTCACATTTTCAGATCAGGCCTTGGACATCCGAGTACACAGGCTCTCCCATT includes these proteins:
- the C2CD4D gene encoding LOW QUALITY PROTEIN: C2 calcium-dependent domain-containing protein 4D (The sequence of the model RefSeq protein was modified relative to this genomic sequence to represent the inferred CDS: inserted 1 base in 1 codon); amino-acid sequence: MWLLEKAGYRLGAAEPRAWWAPSGLFPKRRTPCPLARACPNVLTPDRIPQFFIPPRLPDPGSAEPLSGRDVGGRGLPAACSLPHLAGREGWAFLPESPHTRRRESLFHSPPPAPAGGLPPAQSRLHVSSPDLRLCRAPESDTASSPDSSPFGSPRPGPGRXRPRSLSPEEASSADTSPYAPRRAGPPTPPLFHLDFLCLQLRPAKESVLRLEPLGGQLRLSAEYQAWPGRLRLRLVSAEGLPGCGGGGCCVVLRLQPRAQARGQRSRVVKCSANPIFNEDFFFDGFGPPDLAAHSLRAKVLDRGAGFRRDVLLGECETPLIALLPALRGGLGPGASLAPAHLSL